Proteins from one Gimesia maris genomic window:
- a CDS encoding HAD-IIB family hydrolase — MARNVLKKTSQTETSAARLTRNKRGDLKITLISLHGLIRGHDCELGRDADTGGQVKYVLELARELAAHSHVGEVELLTRQIIDPKVDDDYAQVEEQLSENAKIVRIPFGPKRYLRKESLWPYLELFIDQTLQHFRRTGLPDIIHGHYADAGAAGAQLARLLHIPYVFTGHSLGRVKRQRLSLGKEDHQAVERLESKYKFTSRIEAEELALETASMVVTSTNQEVQQQYELYDHYQPARMEVIPPGVDLTNFSPAAKDWTTPKIAADLNCFLQEPDKPMILTMARPDERKNLEMLVRVYGESEQLQELANLVLVMGTRDDLRDLPKAQRRIINHVLYLIDRYNLYGKVAYPKTHKPDDVPELYRLATSMKGVFINPALTEPFGLTLLEAGATGLPIVATNDGGPRDIIANCKNGLLVDPLDKSAIEHALLRTLTEPEQWAEWSDNGIKGTREHYSWNNHAERYLRDLDDILEHSPAPVLADLAEKSSTRRLPEFDRLIITDLDNTLTGDDEALKEFVELIRENDHIGFGIATGRRLDSAMELIKELGLPQPDLIDTDAGTQLHYGENLTPDLSWRKSIDYAWKPQQIRDVLDMQPGLYPQIEEHQSEFKISYEIDTSVSPSITTIKKILREAGLRAKVIMSLGMYLDIIPVRGGSDLSMRHVLWKWGFAPEHVLVSGDSGNDAGMLLGRTLGVVVGNHSEELERLRNRPRVYFAEASHAAGILEGIRYYNFLDKITIPNDRIE, encoded by the coding sequence ATGGCCCGAAACGTATTGAAAAAAACGTCACAGACGGAGACCAGCGCCGCCAGGCTGACCAGAAATAAACGCGGCGACCTTAAAATCACTTTGATCAGTCTGCACGGACTGATTCGGGGACATGACTGCGAACTGGGTCGCGATGCCGATACTGGCGGTCAGGTCAAATATGTACTGGAGTTGGCTCGAGAACTCGCAGCGCACTCTCACGTAGGTGAAGTCGAACTGCTCACCAGGCAGATCATCGATCCTAAAGTCGACGACGATTACGCCCAGGTGGAAGAACAGCTTTCTGAAAATGCCAAGATCGTCCGTATTCCCTTTGGGCCCAAACGCTACCTGCGAAAAGAGTCCCTCTGGCCTTACCTCGAACTGTTTATCGACCAGACGCTCCAGCATTTCAGACGCACCGGTCTGCCGGACATCATTCACGGACACTATGCTGATGCGGGAGCAGCCGGTGCACAACTGGCGCGACTGCTGCACATTCCCTATGTCTTTACCGGACACTCACTGGGACGTGTCAAACGCCAGCGTCTCTCCCTCGGAAAAGAAGATCATCAGGCCGTCGAAAGGCTGGAAAGCAAATACAAATTCACTTCACGAATTGAAGCGGAAGAGCTGGCGCTTGAGACCGCATCCATGGTGGTAACCAGCACCAACCAGGAAGTCCAGCAGCAGTATGAACTCTACGATCATTATCAGCCCGCCCGCATGGAAGTGATCCCCCCCGGCGTCGATCTCACTAATTTTTCACCTGCAGCGAAAGACTGGACCACGCCTAAAATCGCAGCGGACCTCAACTGTTTTTTACAGGAACCGGACAAGCCCATGATTCTCACCATGGCTCGACCCGATGAGAGGAAAAACCTGGAAATGCTCGTCCGTGTCTACGGAGAAAGCGAACAGCTGCAGGAACTGGCTAATCTCGTGCTGGTCATGGGCACGCGCGACGATTTGCGCGACCTCCCCAAGGCGCAGCGCAGAATCATTAATCATGTCCTGTACCTGATTGACCGTTACAACCTTTATGGAAAAGTCGCGTATCCCAAAACCCATAAACCAGATGATGTTCCCGAACTGTATCGCCTGGCGACTTCTATGAAAGGAGTCTTCATCAATCCGGCGCTCACTGAACCGTTCGGATTGACGCTGCTTGAAGCGGGAGCGACCGGATTACCGATTGTCGCGACCAATGATGGTGGCCCCCGTGACATCATTGCCAACTGTAAAAATGGTCTGCTCGTCGACCCGCTCGATAAATCGGCCATCGAACACGCACTACTGCGCACATTAACAGAACCGGAACAATGGGCCGAATGGTCTGATAATGGTATCAAAGGGACCCGCGAGCATTATTCATGGAATAATCATGCTGAGCGTTATCTGCGCGATCTGGATGATATTCTGGAGCATTCACCCGCTCCGGTACTGGCAGATCTGGCAGAGAAATCCAGTACACGCCGACTACCTGAATTTGACCGGTTGATTATCACCGATCTGGACAATACACTGACCGGTGATGATGAAGCTCTCAAAGAATTTGTAGAGTTAATTCGCGAAAATGATCACATCGGTTTCGGCATTGCCACTGGTCGTCGACTCGATTCGGCCATGGAACTGATCAAAGAACTGGGACTCCCTCAACCGGATCTGATCGACACGGATGCAGGAACACAATTACACTACGGCGAAAATCTGACTCCAGACCTCAGCTGGCGAAAATCCATTGATTACGCCTGGAAACCGCAGCAGATTCGAGATGTCCTCGATATGCAGCCCGGTCTTTACCCGCAAATTGAAGAACATCAGTCCGAATTTAAAATCAGTTATGAAATTGACACCAGTGTCAGCCCCAGTATTACAACCATCAAAAAAATTCTCCGGGAGGCGGGTTTACGTGCTAAGGTTATTATGTCACTCGGCATGTATCTTGATATCATCCCGGTGCGGGGTGGAAGTGACCTTTCCATGAGACACGTACTCTGGAAATGGGGATTCGCCCCGGAACACGTCCTCGTTTCAGGTGATTCCGGTAACGACGCCGGCATGCTGCTGGGGCGCACACTGGGTGTGGTCGTCGGAAATCACAGTGAAGAGCTCGAACGACTCCGTAACAGGCCACGCGTCTATTTCGCAGAGGCTTCCCACGCGGCGGGCATTCTCGAAGGCATCAGGTATTACAACTTCTTAGACAAGATTACTATTCCCAACGATCGGATCGAATGA
- a CDS encoding sigma-54 interaction domain-containing protein encodes MQKPLIVCCLQGRSSKGVLQTLDCELLRLPAAEQLLTTEYPRPPRLFVLQALPQDHDATRALIVSLRSQWPLTDVLVWAPQAEGGTVRTYFQAGAHDVVLQRQESKLADVITATLENQKFLPRMHDLTRQRSKGARFESMLSRSTEMWDLFELCTRVAPTDATVLIVGETGTGKELLARAVHRRSEREGRFVAANCASIPADLINSELFGHEKGAFTGADRAKKGLVMHANKGTLFLDEIGDMPPEAQQCLLRMLQEKRIRPVGSQVEADIDVRIVAATNVLLDEAVRDGKFREDLFYRLDVIRVNVPPLRQRPEDVFLLFGHFTKRLAKHYGLEPPTFTDSFLDALLEYEWPGNVRQLENFSERLVLERTQSALTARDFDKLRNTNLVETPQVREHNKQSVWRKSVDPALSLQENLDPVMEELEREYLQAKLKLHAGRVSETAEEAGISRRTLLRKMKQYGIDKQKFKS; translated from the coding sequence ATGCAAAAACCATTGATTGTCTGCTGTCTACAGGGCCGCAGTTCCAAAGGAGTGCTGCAGACGCTGGATTGTGAACTCCTGCGGTTGCCCGCTGCAGAGCAGTTACTCACAACCGAATATCCACGTCCGCCACGGCTGTTTGTCCTTCAGGCCCTGCCCCAGGATCATGACGCGACGCGGGCGTTGATCGTTTCCCTGCGCAGTCAATGGCCGCTGACGGATGTGCTGGTGTGGGCACCCCAGGCAGAGGGGGGCACCGTGCGAACTTATTTTCAGGCAGGTGCTCATGATGTGGTGCTGCAGCGCCAGGAGTCAAAGCTGGCAGATGTGATTACAGCCACACTAGAGAATCAGAAGTTTCTGCCCCGCATGCATGACCTGACTCGTCAGCGGAGTAAAGGCGCGCGATTTGAATCGATGTTGAGCCGCAGCACCGAGATGTGGGATCTGTTTGAACTTTGCACACGTGTGGCACCGACGGATGCGACCGTGTTGATTGTCGGGGAGACCGGCACGGGGAAAGAGCTTCTGGCGCGAGCCGTGCATCGACGTTCTGAACGTGAGGGGCGGTTTGTGGCGGCGAACTGTGCGAGTATCCCGGCTGACCTGATCAATTCAGAACTGTTCGGGCATGAGAAAGGTGCCTTTACCGGCGCGGACCGGGCGAAGAAAGGACTGGTAATGCATGCGAATAAAGGGACGCTGTTTCTGGATGAAATTGGCGACATGCCACCCGAGGCGCAACAGTGTCTGTTACGGATGTTGCAGGAAAAGCGGATTCGCCCCGTGGGCAGCCAGGTGGAGGCAGATATCGATGTGCGGATCGTAGCGGCGACGAATGTGCTGCTGGATGAAGCCGTGCGGGACGGAAAATTTCGCGAAGACCTGTTTTATCGCCTGGATGTGATTCGCGTTAATGTGCCTCCCCTGCGTCAGCGTCCGGAAGACGTGTTTCTGCTGTTCGGTCATTTTACGAAACGACTGGCGAAACATTATGGACTGGAACCTCCCACTTTTACGGACAGTTTCCTGGATGCATTGCTGGAATACGAGTGGCCGGGTAATGTACGTCAACTGGAAAACTTCAGCGAACGACTGGTGCTGGAACGCACACAGTCAGCATTGACGGCCCGTGATTTCGACAAACTGCGAAATACAAATCTGGTGGAAACGCCTCAGGTACGGGAGCATAACAAGCAGTCGGTGTGGCGTAAAAGTGTTGATCCGGCCCTGTCACTGCAGGAAAATCTGGACCCGGTGATGGAAGAACTGGAGCGGGAGTACCTGCAGGCAAAGCTTAAACTGCACGCAGGCCGGGTGTCAGAGACGGCCGAAGAGGCAGGAATCAGCCGACGCACACTGCTCAGGAAGATGAAGCAGTATGGGATTGATAAGCAGAAGTTTAAATCGTGA
- a CDS encoding SGNH/GDSL hydrolase family protein, producing MKSRSPEKRSLLSTGFAFIFTFVFTIQSAAIRADDSRPGHTFQRILFLGNSITLHGPSKKIGWEGNWGMAASRQDKDYVHIVASSLAESSSNTPQTMVKNIATFERQYATFDITEQLQDTIAFRPDLVILAIGENVPQLKTTEEQAKFQASVEKLLKQLQTENHPTIIVRSCFWPIKLKDDALRQACQKAGGTYVDISKLSKDEKNYARSEREFQHAGVAAHPGDQGMQAIADAILKAIRAR from the coding sequence ATGAAATCCAGATCTCCTGAAAAGCGATCTTTATTGTCAACAGGTTTTGCGTTTATTTTCACGTTCGTCTTCACGATTCAGAGCGCAGCAATCCGGGCTGATGACTCCAGGCCAGGCCACACCTTTCAAAGGATTTTATTCCTGGGCAACAGTATCACGCTACATGGCCCTTCAAAGAAAATTGGCTGGGAAGGCAACTGGGGGATGGCTGCCAGCAGACAGGACAAGGACTACGTCCACATCGTCGCGAGTTCACTTGCTGAATCGAGTAGCAACACGCCTCAAACCATGGTTAAGAATATTGCCACCTTCGAGCGGCAATACGCAACGTTCGACATCACAGAACAACTTCAGGATACCATTGCATTTCGCCCTGACCTGGTGATACTCGCAATTGGAGAAAACGTCCCACAACTCAAAACAACAGAAGAGCAGGCGAAGTTTCAGGCCAGCGTCGAAAAACTGCTCAAGCAACTGCAGACAGAAAATCATCCGACCATCATCGTACGCAGCTGCTTCTGGCCAATCAAGCTGAAAGACGATGCGTTACGTCAGGCCTGTCAGAAGGCAGGCGGAACTTATGTCGACATCAGCAAACTCAGTAAAGACGAAAAGAATTATGCCCGCTCGGAACGCGAATTCCAACACGCTGGCGTCGCCGCGCATCCCGGTGATCAGGGCATGCAAGCTATTGCTGACGCGATTCTGAAAGCGATTCGCGCTCGATAA
- a CDS encoding SRPBCC family protein, with protein MSNNIVRLHRVLKTTPEKIYRAFLEEDAMARWLPPDGFTARVYEMDPQVGGSYKMSFTNFTTGNGHSFGGTYLELVPHTRICYTSKFDDPSLPGEMNTTVDLKQVSCGTEIKIEQSGIPDVIPTESCYLGWQDSLVHLAKLVEPEIPD; from the coding sequence ATGTCAAATAACATCGTCCGCCTGCACCGCGTTTTGAAAACGACACCGGAAAAAATTTACCGCGCCTTTCTGGAAGAGGACGCGATGGCGCGCTGGCTTCCACCAGATGGATTCACTGCCCGCGTTTACGAAATGGATCCTCAGGTGGGGGGGAGCTATAAAATGTCATTTACGAACTTTACCACAGGGAACGGCCACTCTTTCGGGGGCACTTATCTCGAACTCGTACCTCATACCCGCATTTGTTACACGTCGAAATTCGACGATCCCAGCCTGCCTGGTGAAATGAATACGACGGTCGACCTGAAACAGGTCTCCTGTGGAACCGAGATCAAGATTGAACAATCCGGTATTCCGGATGTAATCCCCACGGAATCCTGCTATCTAGGCTGGCAGGATTCGCTGGTTCACCTGGCAAAGCTGGTGGAGCCTGAAATTCCAGATTAA
- a CDS encoding 3-keto-disaccharide hydrolase: MNPLSYLKQSLYSLLVLSLLGNSAGFAGDKKEAEKLNQPPEGFIALFNGKDLSGWIGMNYHQVKGKSPVAVKNMSEADREALLKKNWEDVLEHWSVEDGELVNDGHGVYLTTAEDYGDFELLLDYKTVAKADSGIYLRGVPQVQIWDTTKEGGKWDRKANLGSGGLFNNKGEGKYPLVHADKPFGEWNHFRIIMKGEKVTVYMNGKLVVDNKKMDNYYEKDKPIYESGPIQLQTHGGEIRFKNVFLKKL; the protein is encoded by the coding sequence ATGAATCCATTGTCATACTTGAAACAGAGTCTTTATTCCCTGCTGGTTCTTTCCCTGCTGGGGAATTCCGCTGGTTTTGCCGGGGATAAAAAAGAAGCAGAAAAGCTGAATCAGCCTCCGGAAGGTTTTATTGCTCTGTTCAATGGTAAAGATCTGTCCGGTTGGATTGGCATGAACTATCACCAGGTCAAAGGCAAAAGCCCGGTGGCTGTGAAGAACATGTCTGAAGCCGATCGGGAAGCGCTGTTGAAAAAGAACTGGGAAGATGTACTGGAACACTGGTCGGTGGAAGATGGTGAACTGGTGAACGATGGGCATGGTGTTTACCTGACGACTGCAGAAGACTATGGCGATTTTGAACTGCTATTGGATTACAAAACCGTAGCGAAAGCCGACAGTGGGATCTATCTGCGTGGCGTACCACAGGTGCAGATCTGGGATACCACAAAAGAAGGTGGCAAATGGGACCGCAAAGCCAATCTGGGATCGGGAGGATTATTTAATAATAAAGGCGAAGGAAAATATCCGCTGGTCCACGCCGACAAACCTTTTGGTGAGTGGAATCATTTCCGAATCATCATGAAGGGGGAAAAGGTTACCGTTTATATGAATGGTAAACTGGTGGTAGACAACAAAAAGATGGATAATTATTATGAGAAGGACAAGCCGATTTATGAATCGGGTCCGATTCAGTTGCAGACTCATGGCGGCGAGATTCGCTTCAAGAATGTCTTTCTGAAAAAACTATAA
- a CDS encoding outer membrane protein assembly factor BamB family protein has translation MVCMSHRWFLLGMLLVAGCTKTTPVEEISVKSSGVSLKDATLPDLSHVWPGWRGPDRNGHVPDQPLPTQWSESNDIKWRTDIPGRGHSSPVVTEDMVVLATADDQDQEQMVIAYGRADGKVRWETVLHEGGFPGPGELHKKGTNANGTVLFDGDRIYAVFLNSGKIIATALDLEGKKVWQKELGAFNSKFGYAPSPLLYKSFVIIAADNRGGGYLAALDRKTGEIAWRVSRPAVSTYSSPVVAYVGGRDQLLISGCDKVASYDPATGKEIWSTPCLAEATCGTIVTSDDKIFASGGYPKRQTVCLSAEGKLLWSNETKIYEPSMLVDGGQLYGVTDDGIVYCWSIDSGDVLWRNRLRGSFSGSPILCNGLIYVSNLSGETFVFEASPDGYKEVAFNKLGDDSYASPAVVDGEIFLRVGKQVGDKRQEQLVCIAAETPENPTEKSAE, from the coding sequence ATGGTTTGCATGTCACACAGATGGTTCCTGCTGGGAATGCTGCTGGTCGCCGGCTGTACGAAAACAACCCCGGTCGAAGAAATCTCTGTGAAGTCGAGTGGTGTCTCTTTAAAAGATGCCACCCTGCCTGATCTGTCCCATGTCTGGCCTGGCTGGCGTGGTCCGGATCGAAATGGTCACGTGCCTGATCAACCACTGCCGACACAGTGGAGCGAAAGCAATGATATCAAATGGCGAACGGATATCCCCGGACGCGGTCACAGTTCCCCTGTCGTGACAGAGGACATGGTGGTACTGGCAACCGCTGACGATCAGGATCAGGAACAGATGGTGATCGCGTATGGTCGGGCTGATGGAAAGGTACGCTGGGAAACCGTACTGCATGAAGGCGGCTTCCCCGGACCGGGTGAACTGCACAAGAAAGGGACCAACGCGAATGGAACCGTGCTGTTTGATGGCGACCGGATCTATGCGGTTTTTCTGAACTCGGGAAAAATCATCGCGACGGCCCTCGATCTGGAAGGTAAGAAAGTCTGGCAGAAGGAACTGGGAGCCTTTAATTCGAAGTTCGGTTATGCTCCTTCCCCCCTGCTCTATAAATCGTTTGTGATTATTGCTGCTGACAACCGGGGCGGCGGTTACCTGGCGGCGCTGGATCGCAAAACGGGAGAGATTGCCTGGCGTGTCTCACGACCGGCGGTCAGTACGTATTCTAGTCCCGTGGTGGCGTATGTCGGAGGCCGTGATCAGCTGCTGATCAGTGGCTGTGATAAAGTTGCCAGTTATGATCCGGCGACCGGGAAAGAAATCTGGAGCACCCCCTGTCTGGCCGAAGCGACATGTGGCACGATTGTAACCAGTGACGATAAAATCTTTGCCAGTGGTGGCTATCCCAAACGGCAGACCGTCTGTCTGTCAGCAGAAGGAAAACTGTTGTGGTCGAACGAGACCAAGATTTATGAACCCTCGATGCTCGTGGATGGCGGGCAATTGTATGGCGTGACCGATGACGGGATTGTCTACTGCTGGTCGATCGACTCGGGAGATGTGCTCTGGCGAAACCGTCTGCGGGGTTCCTTCAGTGGCTCGCCGATTCTCTGTAACGGGCTGATTTATGTCTCGAACCTGTCAGGTGAAACTTTCGTGTTTGAAGCGAGTCCGGATGGCTACAAAGAGGTCGCCTTCAATAAGCTGGGAGACGACAGCTACGCCAGTCCGGCTGTAGTCGATGGTGAAATCTTTCTCCGGGTTGGCAAACAGGTCGGCGACAAACGCCAGGAACAGCTGGTGTGTATCGCAGCCGAAACACCGGAAAACCCAACCGAAAAATCAGCCGAGTGA
- the rimK gene encoding 30S ribosomal protein S6--L-glutamate ligase, giving the protein MKENPSKQIIGSEEWCAFPDLGLPAIKARVDSGAKTSSIHAFNVQKFRRQGETWVSFEVHPLQNNRRIVVRCERPIVDKRVVKSSSGISETRYVILATLKIGDQAWEIELTLANRDSMGYRMLLGREAMSGRMLVDPAISFCMGQVSSENLDQHYGKREQARSGLKIALLASNQELYSNQRILEAGEERGHEMEFLDIKQCYMKLDAVEPEAHYRGGSILDDLDAVITRIRPSITYYGCALARQFESMSVLTVNNSTSITQSRDKLYSLQLMLKSGINIPTTGFANSPIDTNDLIEMVGGAPLIVKLLEGSQGRGVVLAETRKAAESVINAFKALRANLLVQEFVKEADGKDLRCFVIDGKVVASIQREAAPGEFRANIHQGGTASVVKITPTERRLAVKATKVLGLMIAGVDIIRSKNGPLLLEVNSSPGLEGIEAATGKDIAGTMIAAIEKKLEWKRELSGKRHK; this is encoded by the coding sequence ATGAAAGAGAATCCTTCCAAGCAGATCATTGGCAGTGAAGAATGGTGTGCCTTCCCCGACCTCGGCCTGCCCGCCATCAAGGCCCGTGTCGACTCTGGCGCCAAAACCTCTTCGATCCACGCTTTTAACGTGCAGAAATTCCGCAGACAGGGGGAGACCTGGGTCAGTTTTGAAGTCCACCCTCTGCAGAACAACCGCCGGATTGTCGTTCGCTGCGAACGCCCGATCGTGGATAAACGGGTTGTCAAAAGCTCCAGTGGCATCTCGGAGACCCGTTATGTCATTCTGGCCACTCTCAAGATTGGTGACCAGGCCTGGGAAATCGAACTGACATTAGCCAACCGCGACTCCATGGGCTATCGCATGCTGCTGGGACGAGAAGCCATGAGCGGCCGCATGCTCGTTGATCCCGCAATCAGCTTCTGCATGGGGCAGGTTTCCAGCGAAAACCTTGATCAACACTACGGCAAACGCGAACAGGCTCGCAGTGGTTTGAAAATTGCGCTGCTCGCCAGTAACCAGGAACTCTACAGCAATCAGCGTATCCTGGAAGCAGGAGAGGAACGCGGCCATGAAATGGAATTCCTGGATATTAAACAGTGTTACATGAAACTCGACGCCGTCGAGCCTGAAGCCCATTACCGCGGCGGTTCCATTCTGGATGATCTCGACGCAGTCATCACCCGCATCCGCCCCAGTATCACCTATTACGGCTGTGCGCTGGCCCGTCAGTTTGAGAGTATGAGCGTGCTCACCGTAAATAACTCCACCTCAATCACCCAGTCCCGCGACAAACTCTACTCACTGCAACTGATGCTCAAGAGCGGCATCAACATCCCCACGACGGGCTTCGCGAATTCTCCGATCGACACCAACGACCTGATCGAAATGGTCGGCGGCGCACCATTGATCGTCAAGCTGCTGGAAGGTTCACAAGGAAGGGGCGTCGTACTCGCGGAAACCCGCAAAGCAGCCGAGTCTGTGATCAACGCGTTCAAAGCACTCCGCGCCAACCTGCTGGTTCAGGAGTTCGTCAAAGAGGCCGACGGAAAGGATCTTCGTTGCTTCGTCATTGACGGCAAAGTCGTCGCGTCTATCCAGCGCGAAGCCGCGCCGGGTGAATTCCGTGCCAATATTCACCAGGGTGGGACTGCTTCGGTAGTCAAAATCACCCCCACCGAACGCCGTCTTGCGGTCAAAGCCACCAAAGTACTCGGACTGATGATCGCCGGCGTCGATATCATCCGCTCCAAAAACGGACCGCTCCTGCTCGAAGTCAACTCGTCTCCAGGATTAGAAGGCATCGAAGCTGCGACCGGCAAAGACATTGCCGGCACGATGATCGCCGCCATCGAGAAAAAGCTGGAATGGAAGCGAGAACTCAGCGGCAAACGCCATAAATGA
- a CDS encoding GNAT family N-acetyltransferase, with protein sequence MKPITIRQAVLTDLDALVPLFDCYRQFYGCVSDLTAAREFLKARFQHGESVLFLASDEDNPIGFTQLYPSFSSISLSRTFILNDLFVAPAGRRQGIATRLLAAAADYARNINAVRLSLSTEITNETAQALYQSAGWQQDEQFLVYHLKL encoded by the coding sequence ATGAAACCGATCACCATCAGACAGGCCGTGCTCACCGATCTGGATGCCCTCGTGCCTCTGTTCGACTGCTATCGTCAGTTTTATGGCTGCGTCAGTGATCTCACTGCGGCCAGGGAGTTCCTGAAAGCGCGCTTCCAACACGGCGAGTCGGTACTGTTCCTCGCCAGTGATGAAGATAACCCGATAGGCTTCACTCAGTTGTATCCCTCGTTTTCTTCGATCTCACTTTCCCGCACCTTTATTCTGAATGATCTGTTTGTAGCTCCTGCAGGACGGCGGCAGGGTATCGCAACCCGACTCCTCGCAGCGGCTGCCGACTATGCCCGAAATATCAATGCCGTCCGTCTCTCACTTTCGACGGAGATCACCAACGAAACAGCGCAGGCTCTGTATCAGTCAGCCGGCTGGCAGCAGGACGAACAGTTTCTCGTCTACCACTTGAAGCTCTGA
- a CDS encoding DUF1559 domain-containing protein: protein MKRLRRGFTLIELLVVIAIIAILIALLLPAVQMAREAARRTQCKNHLKQLGLALHNYHETHSRLPLMAADSLYGYSPAAQLLPFLEQGNLHNLIDFREPLLTGPAWAATINPALEVVAQQALPIFLCPSDAGSVYYTDENGTIWAGSNYMVNGGSGQNLAYCTSENDGLFWRGSSTRFRDITDGTSNTIFMAETLFGDRGPDTASLLNADRQMKRVSGGGPCSATSDDLAGRAATQYEGRRAASWIRALGYNTLVHGFYPPNSPNPDVTHHGEVISGARSLHIGGANVLLCDGSVRFVSENVHLQTLRDLFGRADGRVLGEF, encoded by the coding sequence ATGAAACGTTTACGAAGAGGATTTACATTGATCGAGTTGCTGGTGGTGATCGCCATTATTGCAATTCTGATTGCGTTACTGCTGCCGGCGGTGCAGATGGCGCGCGAGGCAGCGCGGCGGACTCAATGCAAGAACCATCTGAAGCAACTGGGACTGGCACTGCATAACTATCATGAAACACATTCTCGTCTGCCTTTAATGGCCGCTGACTCGCTGTATGGTTATTCTCCTGCGGCGCAGTTATTGCCTTTTCTTGAGCAGGGTAATCTCCATAACCTGATTGATTTCCGGGAACCACTGCTGACAGGCCCTGCCTGGGCGGCGACGATCAATCCTGCGCTGGAGGTGGTCGCGCAACAGGCTTTGCCCATCTTTTTGTGTCCCAGTGATGCGGGTTCGGTGTATTACACCGATGAGAATGGAACGATCTGGGCCGGAAGCAACTATATGGTGAATGGTGGTTCGGGTCAGAATCTTGCATATTGCACCAGCGAAAACGACGGGCTGTTCTGGCGCGGCTCTTCCACACGCTTTCGCGATATTACGGATGGGACATCGAATACGATTTTCATGGCGGAAACTCTGTTTGGAGATCGAGGACCGGACACGGCATCTCTGCTGAATGCGGATCGTCAGATGAAACGTGTGAGTGGTGGTGGCCCCTGCTCTGCGACATCTGACGATCTCGCAGGACGAGCAGCGACCCAATACGAGGGAAGACGTGCGGCCAGCTGGATTCGCGCTCTTGGTTATAACACTCTGGTGCACGGCTTCTATCCGCCCAATTCACCCAACCCGGACGTGACACATCATGGAGAGGTGATTTCGGGGGCACGCAGTCTGCATATTGGCGGCGCCAATGTTCTGCTCTGCGACGGAAGTGTGCGGTTTGTGAGTGAGAATGTTCATCTGCAGACGCTACGTGATCTGTTTGGTCGGGCGGACGGGCGTGTGCTCGGCGAATTCTGA